One stretch of Streptomyces sp. MMBL 11-1 DNA includes these proteins:
- a CDS encoding alpha/beta hydrolase has protein sequence MAAVVLVHGLYHRPEHFDKVTERLRTEGIEVVAPELHRGSLPADTAAVQAAVDSLAEPPLVLGHSYGGSVITGVRGAGHLVYLTAFVPDTGESAATLSGASPRLQEAITPEPDGSTSLRPDLAAEALYHGCSEPLVDWAVGLLRPQARGCARGVPTHHGWKDTPSTYVVCGQDRVLDPALQRKMASRCTDIREWPTGHSPFVGHPGLLLELLSELLAATTPRK, from the coding sequence CTGGCTGCCGTTGTGCTCGTTCATGGCCTGTACCACCGTCCCGAGCACTTCGACAAGGTGACGGAACGCTTGCGGACCGAAGGAATCGAGGTCGTCGCTCCCGAACTCCACCGAGGCTCGCTCCCCGCCGACACCGCGGCGGTCCAGGCCGCCGTCGACTCACTGGCGGAGCCTCCTCTCGTGCTCGGCCACTCCTACGGCGGGTCGGTGATCACCGGAGTGCGCGGAGCGGGACATCTGGTCTATCTGACGGCCTTCGTACCGGACACCGGCGAAAGCGCTGCCACCCTGAGCGGGGCGTCGCCGCGACTCCAGGAGGCGATCACACCCGAGCCCGACGGATCGACCAGTCTGCGTCCCGACCTTGCCGCCGAGGCTCTCTACCACGGCTGCTCCGAACCCCTCGTCGACTGGGCGGTCGGCCTGCTCCGTCCGCAGGCCCGGGGCTGCGCCCGAGGGGTCCCGACGCATCACGGCTGGAAGGACACGCCCTCCACCTACGTGGTCTGCGGCCAGGACCGGGTCCTCGATCCCGCTCTGCAACGGAAGATGGCCTCGCGCTGCACCGACATACGTGAGTGGCCGACGGGCCATTCGCCGTTCGTCGGGCACCCCGGGCTCCTGCTGGAACTCCTGAGCGAACTCCTCGCCGCCACTACCCCGCGGAAGTGA
- a CDS encoding DUF2510 domain-containing protein → MTPPGWHPDPGHSGNGPAQERWWDGARWTGHVRASPGAARRRGIRVGVGVTVGAVVLAAIGGGVYLLGEDVGGRPDTAASSPTTVPDLPGAPDGEKDGGKGDEGNGGENGDGQGPDEQLPPTEPGFATDLAAGISLPVPKGWKGTSGAVGAGLTTGEHACPGDTAETCVRGGVFSAPAAAVKLTAGTPEAAAKKDIALNAQESYGGKSYGKISSHKELKSEAVTVAGGKGYAVRWKVVTEKGDDGYVESLVFPSPVSKDMLVVVRSGFDVNEAAPKLSVLDEITRGIKAASGAGGGTGGAV, encoded by the coding sequence ATGACCCCGCCCGGCTGGCATCCAGACCCCGGGCACTCAGGCAATGGCCCCGCTCAGGAACGCTGGTGGGACGGAGCGCGGTGGACCGGCCATGTCCGCGCGTCGCCCGGCGCGGCGCGGCGTCGCGGGATCCGTGTCGGCGTCGGTGTGACCGTGGGCGCGGTGGTGCTCGCCGCCATCGGGGGCGGCGTGTACCTGCTGGGCGAGGACGTCGGCGGCCGGCCGGACACGGCGGCCTCCTCCCCGACCACCGTCCCTGATCTTCCGGGCGCGCCGGACGGCGAGAAGGACGGAGGGAAGGGCGACGAGGGCAACGGCGGGGAGAACGGCGACGGTCAGGGGCCCGATGAGCAGCTGCCGCCGACCGAACCGGGCTTCGCCACGGACCTGGCCGCGGGGATCAGCCTCCCGGTGCCCAAAGGGTGGAAGGGAACGTCCGGGGCGGTCGGCGCCGGACTGACGACGGGTGAGCACGCGTGCCCCGGCGACACCGCGGAGACCTGCGTGCGCGGTGGAGTGTTCTCCGCCCCGGCGGCAGCCGTGAAGCTCACCGCGGGGACGCCCGAGGCGGCGGCCAAGAAGGACATCGCCCTCAACGCACAGGAGTCCTACGGCGGTAAGAGCTACGGGAAGATCTCCTCGCACAAGGAGCTGAAGTCCGAGGCCGTCACGGTGGCGGGCGGCAAGGGCTACGCCGTGCGCTGGAAGGTGGTGACGGAGAAGGGCGACGACGGCTACGTGGAATCGCTGGTGTTCCCCTCCCCCGTCTCCAAGGACATGCTCGTCGTGGTCCGGTCCGGGTTCGACGTCAACGAGGCCGCGCCGAAGCTGTCCGTCCTGGACGAGATCACCCGCGGGATCAAGGCCGCGTCCGGTGCCGGAGGAGGCACCGGCGGAGCCGTCTGA